A single region of the Biomaibacter acetigenes genome encodes:
- the fbp gene encoding fructose-1,6-bisphosphate aldolase/phosphatase, giving the protein MSEKITLSVIKADIGGFVGHSSVHPELLQEAEKTLGQRGQDLLEDFKVTCVGDDINLVMTHRKGIDNEQIHKLAWETFLSCTRIARRLKLYGAGQDLLSDAFSGNIKGMGPGVAEMEFEERPSEPIIVFMADKTEPGAWNLPLYKMFADPFNTIGLVIDPKMHEGFKFEVLDLIENKKVTFSCPEELYDLLVFLGAANRYAVKAVYRKNGEIAAVSSTQRMNLMAGRYVGKDDPVLIVRCQNGLPAVGEALEPFSNPHLVAGWMRGSHFGPIIPVSQKESTPTRFDGPPRVIALGFQLAEGKLIGPQDLFADVAYDRARQKALEIADYLRQLGPFEPHRLPLDEMEYTSMPQVMEKLKDRFN; this is encoded by the coding sequence ATGAGTGAAAAAATCACATTATCCGTAATCAAGGCTGATATTGGAGGTTTTGTAGGCCACAGCAGCGTCCATCCGGAACTTTTGCAGGAGGCAGAAAAAACCCTGGGGCAAAGAGGTCAGGACCTTCTTGAGGACTTCAAAGTGACCTGTGTGGGTGATGATATCAACCTTGTGATGACTCACCGGAAAGGAATAGACAATGAGCAAATTCACAAGCTGGCATGGGAAACCTTCCTATCATGCACTCGGATTGCCAGAAGATTAAAGCTTTACGGAGCGGGGCAGGACTTGCTGTCCGATGCCTTTTCGGGAAATATCAAGGGTATGGGGCCTGGAGTGGCGGAGATGGAATTTGAGGAGCGTCCCAGCGAACCCATAATAGTTTTCATGGCCGACAAGACCGAGCCCGGGGCCTGGAATCTGCCGCTTTACAAGATGTTTGCAGACCCCTTCAACACCATCGGCCTGGTAATAGATCCCAAGATGCATGAAGGTTTTAAATTCGAGGTTTTAGATCTCATCGAAAACAAAAAAGTGACCTTTTCCTGCCCGGAAGAATTATATGATTTATTGGTGTTTCTGGGAGCGGCCAACAGGTATGCGGTCAAGGCTGTATACCGCAAAAATGGGGAAATAGCTGCGGTGTCTTCAACCCAGAGAATGAACCTGATGGCAGGCAGGTATGTGGGAAAGGATGATCCGGTGCTTATAGTGCGCTGCCAGAACGGCCTGCCGGCGGTGGGAGAGGCACTAGAACCTTTTTCCAATCCCCACCTTGTGGCGGGCTGGATGCGCGGATCCCACTTCGGCCCTATCATTCCCGTCTCTCAGAAAGAATCCACCCCTACACGCTTTGATGGACCGCCAAGAGTCATTGCCCTGGGGTTCCAACTGGCAGAAGGAAAGCTCATCGGCCCCCAGGACCTCTTCGCCGATGTGGCTTATGACAGGGCAAGGCAAAAAGCTCTGGAAATAGCCGATTACCTTCGGCAGCTCGGACCTTTTGAACCCCACAGGCTGCCCCTGGACGAGATGGAGTACACATCCATGCCTCAGGTCATGGAAAAGTTAAAAGACAGGTTTAATTAA
- the aroB gene encoding 3-dehydroquinate synthase: MERINVNLGKRSYPIFIEHGILGNISKIVREYFSGRKILVITDSNVVDLYARQLAAGLENEGFQTFVEVVPAGEASKSLARAEDLYNAALDHRLDRKSAILALGGGVVGDLAGFIAATYMRGIGFIQVPTTLLAQVDSSVGGKVAVNLPRAKNIVGAFYQPKLVIIDPDTLLSLPEREFAEGLVEVIKYGIIRDEDFFRWLEQYIKNLRQNTADLVHAIKRSCEIKAAIVSEDEAECGLRMVLNFGHTVGHALEAVFGYGTLLHGEAVALGMVFEAKIALNRGLIDERTFLRIEGLVKSAVPKDLPHRPDPDSLIESMSFDKKNLNEKITFILPERLGRVGVYSDITAKEILQAIAP, encoded by the coding sequence ATGGAACGTATTAATGTAAATTTGGGCAAAAGGTCTTATCCGATTTTTATAGAGCATGGAATTCTGGGTAATATTAGTAAAATTGTAAGAGAGTATTTTTCCGGCCGGAAGATCCTGGTCATAACGGATAGCAATGTGGTGGATTTATATGCCCGGCAGCTTGCGGCAGGATTGGAAAATGAAGGATTTCAAACTTTTGTCGAGGTTGTCCCTGCCGGCGAAGCCAGCAAATCCCTCGCCCGGGCCGAAGACCTCTATAACGCAGCCCTTGACCACAGGCTCGACAGGAAGTCCGCCATCCTGGCGCTGGGAGGCGGAGTAGTTGGGGACCTGGCGGGTTTTATAGCGGCTACATATATGAGAGGAATAGGGTTCATACAGGTTCCTACCACACTCCTGGCCCAGGTAGATAGCAGTGTGGGGGGTAAGGTGGCAGTGAACCTTCCCCGGGCCAAAAATATAGTGGGAGCCTTCTACCAGCCCAAATTGGTGATTATTGATCCCGATACTCTCTTGAGTCTCCCGGAAAGGGAGTTTGCCGAGGGACTGGTGGAAGTTATCAAATACGGTATAATAAGGGATGAGGATTTTTTCCGCTGGCTGGAGCAATATATAAAAAATCTAAGGCAAAATACAGCCGACCTTGTGCACGCCATAAAGAGGTCATGTGAAATAAAGGCGGCAATCGTCTCTGAAGATGAAGCCGAATGCGGGCTTCGAATGGTTTTGAATTTTGGTCACACGGTAGGGCATGCTCTGGAAGCGGTTTTCGGCTATGGTACCTTGCTGCACGGAGAGGCAGTGGCTCTGGGTATGGTTTTTGAAGCAAAAATAGCCCTCAACCGAGGGCTTATTGATGAAAGGACCTTTTTGCGCATCGAAGGCCTGGTTAAATCCGCCGTGCCGAAAGATTTACCGCACCGCCCCGATCCGGATAGCCTTATCGAAAGTATGAGCTTCGATAAAAAGAATTTAAATGAAAAGATCACTTTTATACTGCCTGAAAGGTTGGGTAGGGTTGGTGTTTATTCCGATATAACAGCAAAGGAAATTCTGCAGGCTATTGCCCCATAG
- the aroC gene encoding chorismate synthase, whose translation MLRFLTAGESHGKALVAIIEGLPANLKINEEDINRQLFRRQQGYGRGGRMKIEKDEAEILSGLRKGKTIGSPLALMIKNLDYDNWKDREALPVTKPRPGHGDLAGAIKYSQEDIRNVLERASARETAARVAVGAVARQLLSVFGIEIMSHVISIGDVSLNSRGYSIKDLAAADRSPVRCIDEAVSKQMMQAIDEARAQGDSLGGVFEVAALNIPVGLGSHVHWDRKLDGLIAWAFMSIQAIKGVEIGLGFEATHKKGSEVHDEIFYEKGQGFYRKTNNAGGLEGGISNGCPIVVRAAMKPIPTLYKPLRSVDIKTKEPFAASIERSDICAVPAASIVGEAAMAWVLAGAMVEKFGGDSIEEMQKNFHEYNATIHQERKR comes from the coding sequence ATGTTAAGGTTTTTGACAGCGGGAGAATCGCACGGCAAAGCTCTGGTGGCCATAATCGAGGGGCTGCCAGCAAATCTTAAGATAAATGAAGAGGATATAAACAGGCAGCTTTTCAGGCGCCAGCAAGGTTACGGCCGCGGCGGAAGAATGAAGATAGAAAAGGATGAAGCAGAAATCCTGAGCGGATTAAGAAAGGGTAAAACCATCGGAAGCCCTCTTGCGCTCATGATAAAAAACCTGGACTATGACAACTGGAAAGACAGGGAAGCGCTTCCGGTGACAAAGCCCAGGCCCGGCCACGGAGACCTGGCGGGTGCTATAAAGTATAGCCAGGAGGATATAAGAAATGTGCTGGAAAGGGCCAGCGCCAGGGAAACCGCTGCCAGGGTCGCAGTGGGAGCTGTGGCCAGACAGTTGCTCTCGGTTTTTGGAATTGAAATAATGAGCCATGTGATATCAATAGGTGATGTGAGTTTAAACTCCAGAGGTTATTCCATTAAAGACTTAGCCGCTGCTGACCGGTCCCCGGTGCGCTGTATAGATGAAGCGGTTTCAAAACAGATGATGCAGGCCATAGATGAAGCCAGGGCTCAAGGTGACTCTCTGGGAGGGGTGTTTGAGGTGGCGGCTTTGAATATCCCGGTAGGCCTGGGAAGCCATGTCCACTGGGACCGGAAGCTTGACGGCCTTATAGCCTGGGCTTTCATGAGTATTCAGGCCATAAAGGGGGTGGAGATAGGCCTGGGATTTGAGGCGACCCATAAAAAGGGTTCCGAGGTGCATGATGAGATCTTTTACGAGAAAGGCCAGGGGTTTTATCGAAAGACCAACAATGCCGGAGGGCTGGAAGGGGGCATCTCCAACGGTTGCCCCATAGTGGTGAGGGCTGCTATGAAGCCTATCCCTACATTATATAAACCTCTTAGAAGCGTTGATATTAAAACAAAAGAGCCCTTTGCCGCCAGCATTGAGCGGTCAGACATTTGCGCCGTGCCGGCCGCCAGCATAGTGGGGGAAGCGGCCATGGCCTGGGTTCTGGCCGGGGCCATGGTGGAGAAGTTCGGTGGCGACAGCATTGAGGAAATGCAAAAGAATTTTCACGAATATAATGCAACTATTCATCAAGAAAGAAAGAGGTGA
- a CDS encoding PIG-L deacetylase family protein, whose translation MGRNFNFAKKKHFMTGLVIIAFVLFYGMGFFAYFYTNIGYAIDRSRDKLYAGSIDIGDRILIIAPHPDDENVGMGGLIYNETRLGKKIKVVVVTNGDGFKRAVKNNIKPKNIEPEDYIKLGLMRQKETISAMRQLGLSKDDIIFLGYADGSIRDLWEENWDYDNPHMSRNGNTKTPYDNSFDKNAIYCGKNLVKNLRQIIDDFKPTDIFYPDPDDMHPDHWAVSNFVKFTVELYDYKAHMYSYLVHHYQWPEPWALLPAAALYPPLSLQNVGTRWHIYRINPEAEKAKEKAVREYRTQFKIMGTFLDAFVRRNELFGTYENKYYKKTGEVPDFKKGRELPYKVVTASIMDNPLLRVEGNDDIKAVGLVQGGDKYFFAIETRGNVEKNTDYTLNAIFIYKNRDIRRLKVFIRNFKATSISENDESIALKQQIPVSVYKKRIWFSIPKDYIGDPQKVFLNAITSTAGRYADKTAWRVVKPESQGEGK comes from the coding sequence ATGGGCCGAAATTTTAATTTTGCTAAGAAAAAACACTTCATGACAGGGTTAGTGATAATTGCTTTTGTTCTTTTTTACGGAATGGGGTTTTTTGCATATTTTTATACCAATATAGGTTATGCCATTGACAGAAGCAGGGATAAATTATATGCTGGTTCCATCGATATCGGTGACAGGATATTAATCATTGCACCCCATCCTGATGATGAAAATGTGGGCATGGGTGGCCTTATATATAATGAAACCAGACTGGGGAAGAAGATAAAGGTTGTGGTTGTAACAAATGGCGACGGATTTAAAAGAGCCGTGAAAAACAACATCAAGCCTAAAAATATAGAACCCGAAGACTATATCAAACTCGGCCTCATGAGACAAAAGGAAACCATAAGCGCCATGCGGCAGCTTGGACTTTCAAAGGATGATATAATATTTTTAGGTTATGCTGATGGGAGTATAAGAGACCTCTGGGAGGAGAATTGGGACTATGACAATCCGCATATGAGTCGAAACGGCAATACAAAAACTCCATATGATAACAGCTTCGATAAAAATGCAATATACTGCGGAAAGAATCTGGTAAAAAACCTCCGGCAGATAATAGATGATTTTAAACCCACCGATATTTTCTACCCGGACCCTGACGACATGCATCCCGACCACTGGGCTGTAAGCAATTTTGTTAAATTCACGGTGGAATTGTATGATTATAAAGCCCACATGTACTCATATCTTGTCCACCATTACCAGTGGCCCGAACCCTGGGCGCTCTTGCCGGCTGCGGCACTTTACCCGCCGCTTTCCCTGCAAAACGTAGGAACCAGGTGGCACATCTACCGGATAAATCCGGAAGCGGAGAAAGCTAAGGAAAAAGCCGTACGGGAGTACAGGACCCAGTTTAAAATCATGGGCACCTTTCTGGATGCCTTTGTCAGGAGAAACGAGCTTTTCGGCACATATGAAAATAAATACTATAAAAAAACCGGTGAGGTCCCTGATTTTAAAAAAGGAAGGGAACTCCCCTATAAAGTGGTTACAGCCAGTATAATGGATAATCCCCTGCTCAGGGTGGAAGGCAATGATGATATAAAAGCTGTTGGATTGGTCCAGGGAGGGGATAAATACTTTTTTGCCATAGAGACCCGCGGCAATGTGGAAAAAAATACCGATTACACATTGAATGCCATTTTTATATATAAAAATAGAGACATCAGGAGATTGAAAGTATTTATCAGAAATTTCAAGGCAACCTCTATCTCGGAAAATGATGAAAGCATTGCTTTAAAGCAGCAGATTCCGGTCAGCGTTTATAAAAAAAGGATATGGTTTTCCATACCAAAAGACTATATAGGTGATCCGCAAAAAGTATTTTTAAATGCCATTACTTCCACGGCGGGAAGGTATGCAGACAAGACCGCCTGGAGGGTGGTGAAGCCGGAATCTCAAGGTGAAGGCAAATAA
- a CDS encoding phosphate ABC transporter substrate-binding protein, with amino-acid sequence MFKGRKKIAIVIAILLAGLLVIAGCGNKAANQAPADNSGSEISGSITAAGSSALLPLVEEAAAQFMSKNPNARINVQAGGSGTGLKLVSEGSVDIGNSDIFANEKLDADKAKELVDHKVCVVGFATVVNPNVKVDNVTKQQLIDIFTGKITNWKELGGDDQKIVIINRPTSSGTRATFKKYALNGQEEAQGIALTEENSGAIKKVVADTPGSISYLALSYVDSSVKALKLEGEEPTKENITSGKYPIWSYEHMYTKGEPTGLTKAFLDYMVSDEVKPLVEQLGYIAISDMKVSRDN; translated from the coding sequence ATGTTTAAAGGTCGGAAAAAAATTGCTATTGTAATAGCCATTCTTCTCGCAGGTCTTTTAGTGATCGCCGGCTGCGGAAATAAAGCGGCAAATCAGGCTCCGGCAGACAACTCCGGCAGCGAAATTTCCGGCAGCATCACCGCAGCAGGTTCCTCCGCACTGTTGCCTCTAGTAGAAGAAGCTGCAGCTCAGTTTATGAGCAAGAATCCCAATGCCAGGATCAATGTTCAGGCAGGTGGCAGCGGCACGGGGCTCAAGCTGGTTTCAGAAGGCAGTGTTGACATAGGAAACTCCGATATATTCGCCAATGAAAAGTTAGACGCGGACAAGGCTAAAGAGCTTGTAGACCATAAGGTATGTGTGGTAGGATTCGCCACAGTGGTCAATCCCAATGTAAAAGTGGACAATGTGACAAAGCAGCAGTTGATCGATATTTTTACCGGCAAGATAACAAATTGGAAAGAACTCGGCGGAGATGACCAGAAGATAGTAATTATTAACAGGCCCACCAGCTCCGGCACCAGGGCCACCTTCAAGAAATACGCCCTTAATGGTCAGGAGGAAGCCCAGGGTATAGCTTTAACCGAAGAAAACTCCGGCGCCATCAAAAAGGTTGTGGCCGATACACCGGGTTCCATCAGCTATCTCGCATTATCCTATGTGGACAGCAGTGTTAAAGCACTCAAGCTGGAAGGTGAGGAACCTACAAAAGAAAACATCACCAGTGGCAAATATCCCATCTGGTCTTACGAACATATGTATACAAAGGGTGAGCCCACCGGTCTTACAAAAGCATTCCTCGATTACATGGTAAGCGATGAAGTGAAACCCCTAGTAGAGCAGCTTGGTTATATAGCAATTTCAGATATGAAAGTTTCAAGGGACAACTAA
- a CDS encoding sodium-dependent transporter, which produces MAEKREQWGSRLGFILASLGMAVGTGNIWRFPRVAGTNDGGAFLIAYLVANLIWAVPLLMMEMVMGKTTRLGTIGSFRDFIGRKSAWLGAWVGFTCLGIMFYYAVIMGWALRYFVYAVSGVIKAGVDSEALWNGFIGNPSQTILFHFIAILIGGLIVYRGVQGGLEKANKIMIPALFISLIIAAVWAIAKPGAILGLEYLFVPKWASLGKADVWLNAFTQSAWSTGAGWALIATYAVYMKENEDIGVNSFMIVLGDASAAILAGMCVLPTVFALSATPDAAMEALKAGNTGLTFIYLAKLFPTMPGGQLVAAIFFLALTLAALSSLLPMIEVGVRNFMDAGYDRKKATIIISIGGFLLGVPSAYSVEFLNNQDMVWGVGLLISGLIYAYAAYNHGIDRVRNEVINKTSDIYVGKWWNYCIGLFPVMFAIIFGWWVWQSYTWYPDTWWNPLETYSPGTMVVQWVVSAVIWIILNNWLAGWIKGSSPQLEALNVGAGIKEGK; this is translated from the coding sequence ATGGCCGAAAAACGCGAACAATGGGGCAGCAGGCTAGGATTTATCCTGGCTTCCCTGGGTATGGCTGTTGGAACAGGTAATATCTGGAGGTTTCCACGGGTCGCAGGAACTAATGATGGTGGTGCATTCTTGATTGCCTATCTGGTGGCAAACCTTATATGGGCGGTTCCGCTGTTGATGATGGAGATGGTCATGGGTAAGACAACCAGGCTCGGGACCATTGGCTCTTTCAGAGATTTCATCGGTAGGAAAAGCGCATGGCTCGGCGCATGGGTTGGCTTTACATGCCTTGGTATAATGTTTTATTACGCAGTTATTATGGGCTGGGCCTTGAGATATTTCGTTTACGCCGTTTCAGGTGTTATTAAAGCCGGGGTGGATTCCGAAGCATTGTGGAACGGCTTTATCGGCAATCCTTCACAGACCATACTTTTCCACTTCATAGCCATACTGATTGGTGGGCTTATAGTATACCGCGGGGTTCAGGGTGGCCTGGAAAAAGCCAATAAAATAATGATTCCAGCACTGTTTATATCTCTCATAATCGCTGCAGTATGGGCTATAGCAAAACCCGGTGCGATTCTGGGTCTGGAATATCTGTTTGTACCCAAGTGGGCATCACTGGGTAAGGCCGATGTATGGCTCAATGCCTTTACACAGTCGGCATGGTCCACGGGTGCAGGCTGGGCCCTTATTGCTACTTATGCAGTTTATATGAAGGAAAATGAGGATATTGGAGTCAACAGCTTTATGATAGTTCTGGGCGATGCATCCGCTGCTATCCTGGCGGGAATGTGCGTTTTGCCTACGGTTTTTGCCCTCTCGGCAACTCCGGATGCTGCCATGGAAGCCTTGAAAGCCGGCAATACCGGCCTAACATTCATTTATCTTGCAAAATTATTCCCCACCATGCCTGGAGGCCAACTGGTTGCTGCTATATTCTTCCTGGCGCTCACCCTGGCAGCCCTATCATCGCTGCTGCCTATGATCGAAGTAGGTGTGCGTAACTTTATGGATGCTGGTTATGACAGGAAAAAAGCTACTATCATTATTTCCATCGGAGGATTCCTCCTCGGAGTCCCCTCGGCTTACAGTGTGGAATTTTTAAACAACCAGGATATGGTATGGGGTGTAGGACTTCTCATCAGCGGTCTCATTTATGCCTATGCCGCATATAATCATGGTATCGACCGTGTCAGAAATGAAGTTATCAACAAGACCAGCGACATTTATGTGGGCAAATGGTGGAACTACTGCATTGGCCTCTTCCCTGTCATGTTCGCCATTATCTTCGGATGGTGGGTATGGCAGAGCTACACATGGTATCCCGACACCTGGTGGAACCCGCTGGAGACTTACAGCCCCGGCACCATGGTGGTGCAGTGGGTGGTATCCGCTGTTATCTGGATTATACTAAATAACTGGCTTGCCGGCTGGATAAAAGGTTCTTCTCCGCAGCTTGAAGCTCTCAATGTAGGAGCAGGAATTAAGGAGGGGAAATAA
- the pstC gene encoding phosphate ABC transporter permease subunit PstC produces the protein MANQKLVNKLGRNFTFLCASLLIVTTISIIFFITSKGLSTFIKDGVSITNFLFTTVWRPDAPKSEGGPLIGALPFIAGSVAVSLLALILSTPFSLGVAIFMSEISPGWGRKALQPVIELFVGIPSVVYGWIGLSVLVPFIRNHVGGLGFSLLAGSIVLAIMIFPTIASVSTDSLQAMSNDIREASLALGATRWQTIKMVLLPAALPGILTGVVLGLARAFGEALAVQMVIGNAIRMPDSLLKPMHTMTSIITMEMSNTVMGTVWNNALWSIALLLMFISFMFIMLIRAIESRRAIK, from the coding sequence ATGGCTAACCAGAAGCTCGTGAATAAACTGGGCAGGAATTTTACGTTTTTATGTGCCAGCCTTCTTATCGTAACAACTATTTCGATAATTTTCTTCATTACCTCAAAAGGTTTATCTACCTTTATAAAAGATGGGGTATCTATAACAAATTTTTTATTCACTACGGTCTGGCGGCCCGACGCACCTAAATCCGAGGGAGGACCGCTGATTGGAGCGCTGCCGTTTATAGCGGGTTCCGTGGCGGTATCCCTGCTCGCACTTATTCTGAGTACTCCCTTCAGCCTTGGTGTAGCTATTTTCATGTCCGAGATTTCCCCCGGATGGGGCCGCAAAGCCCTTCAGCCTGTAATTGAGCTTTTCGTGGGCATACCATCAGTAGTTTACGGATGGATAGGCCTCAGCGTGCTGGTGCCTTTTATTAGAAACCATGTAGGAGGCCTGGGGTTCAGCCTTCTGGCAGGATCCATAGTTCTGGCCATCATGATATTTCCCACCATAGCAAGTGTCTCCACCGACAGTTTGCAGGCCATGTCCAATGATATACGTGAAGCGTCTCTGGCTCTGGGGGCCACCCGTTGGCAGACCATAAAGATGGTGCTTCTTCCTGCAGCTCTTCCAGGGATTCTAACAGGTGTTGTCCTGGGCCTTGCGAGAGCCTTCGGAGAAGCCCTGGCGGTACAGATGGTCATAGGAAATGCCATCAGGATGCCCGATTCCCTCTTAAAGCCCATGCATACCATGACAAGCATAATAACGATGGAGATGAGCAATACGGTGATGGGGACCGTGTGGAACAATGCCCTCTGGTCTATTGCGCTGTTGTTGATGTTCATATCATTTATGTTTATCATGCTCATCAGGGCCATCGAGAGCAGGAGGGCTATAAAATGA
- the pstA gene encoding phosphate ABC transporter permease PstA: MNARTSDKIATFIFYFIAFFVSLLLIALIGFILYHGLGVINWHFLTSPPNAFRKGGGVGPQIFNSFLLLVLTMVFTIPLGLGAGIYLAEFARENRWTRIIRICTETLASLPSIVIGLFGLLFFVTVLKWGFSLIAGALALTVLNLPVMTRISEDTLRSVKRELREASLALGATQWQTIVHVVLVAAIPGLVTGIILTAGRVFGEAAALLYTAGITTPRLQFNNWNPFHINSPLYIFRPAETLAVHIWKVNSEGLAPDARQIADGASAILIVMVLFFNIVSRWLGRWLYKRMTGN; this comes from the coding sequence ATAAATGCCAGAACTTCTGATAAAATCGCCACCTTTATCTTTTATTTTATAGCCTTTTTTGTTTCATTATTATTAATAGCACTTATAGGATTTATACTGTATCATGGCCTGGGAGTAATCAACTGGCATTTTCTGACGAGCCCCCCCAACGCTTTCAGGAAAGGAGGAGGAGTAGGACCTCAGATTTTTAACTCCTTTCTTTTGCTGGTTCTGACCATGGTTTTTACCATTCCACTGGGCCTTGGAGCAGGTATTTACCTTGCCGAGTTTGCCCGAGAGAACAGGTGGACAAGAATTATCAGGATCTGCACAGAAACCCTGGCATCCCTTCCATCCATAGTCATAGGGCTTTTCGGTCTGTTATTCTTCGTCACAGTTTTAAAATGGGGATTTTCCCTTATAGCGGGAGCTCTGGCGTTGACCGTACTTAATCTTCCGGTTATGACAAGAATATCGGAAGACACTCTGAGGAGTGTCAAAAGGGAATTGAGGGAAGCAAGCCTTGCCCTGGGGGCCACCCAGTGGCAGACCATAGTGCATGTGGTGCTGGTGGCTGCCATTCCTGGGCTCGTGACCGGCATTATCCTCACTGCCGGGCGGGTGTTCGGTGAAGCTGCGGCGCTCCTCTATACTGCGGGCATTACCACGCCGCGCCTTCAATTCAACAACTGGAATCCCTTTCATATTAATTCTCCTTTATATATATTCCGTCCGGCTGAAACCCTTGCCGTGCATATCTGGAAGGTCAACAGCGAAGGTCTTGCTCCCGATGCCAGGCAAATAGCCGACGGAGCCTCGGCCATATTGATAGTCATGGTGTTATTTTTCAATATAGTTTCCAGATGGCTTGGGCGATGGCTCTACAAAAGAATGACAGGAAATTAA
- a CDS encoding thioesterase family protein, translating to MDFPRVKIGLTGVVQKTIEKEDTALAIGSGALKTLLATPALVAMMIEASVKAVDPLLLEGFITVGKAIDITHEKPTCQGMTVTVKSVLKAIDGNKLTFELTAYDEVGIIGKGYHERHIVSQKGILQKAEERRKLLESGMAKAL from the coding sequence ATGGATTTTCCCAGGGTGAAAATAGGGTTAACCGGGGTTGTTCAAAAAACAATAGAAAAAGAAGACACCGCCCTTGCCATAGGCAGCGGTGCCCTGAAAACTCTTCTTGCTACGCCGGCTCTGGTAGCCATGATGATCGAGGCATCAGTCAAAGCCGTTGATCCTCTGCTATTGGAAGGTTTCATCACCGTAGGAAAAGCGATAGATATAACCCATGAAAAGCCCACCTGCCAGGGGATGACCGTAACTGTAAAGTCAGTGCTAAAGGCTATTGACGGAAATAAATTGACTTTTGAGCTGACCGCTTATGACGAAGTGGGTATAATCGGAAAAGGTTATCATGAACGCCATATTGTCAGTCAGAAAGGCATCCTTCAAAAAGCTGAAGAGCGCAGAAAACTTCTAGAAAGCGGAATGGCTAAAGCACTTTAA